The Enterococcus sp. 7F3_DIV0205 genome has a window encoding:
- a CDS encoding diacylglycerol/lipid kinase family protein: MKKHFYLVINENAGSGTGRKAAEKIIKQLQTANIDYTTFYTEHAGHEIAIVQQLAQETLIPWNTELEIDSFPLLVVLGGDGTLHSVVNALENFDPNIPLGYIPCGSGNDFARGVGIAKQAEKAFFQLLKAETPQEIQIITYAESIQDEVGFAVNNIGIGLDAAIVNAANASTSKSALNKFNMGSLSYIFSILKVLFSQKGFPILVELNGKKLEFDRAFLCTVTKHPYFGGGVPIAPVADPRKPVLDFVLVERINMFKIFWLILLLIQKKHMHSKYFHHFQSSKLRIVSTVPQYVHADGEILGKRSTDICFGTVTRLFWF, from the coding sequence ATGAAGAAACATTTTTATCTCGTCATCAATGAAAATGCTGGTAGCGGTACTGGGCGTAAAGCCGCTGAAAAGATCATCAAACAATTGCAAACAGCCAATATTGATTACACGACTTTTTATACAGAGCATGCTGGACATGAAATTGCCATTGTTCAACAGCTAGCACAAGAAACGCTGATTCCTTGGAACACTGAGCTGGAAATTGACTCTTTTCCACTTTTAGTCGTTCTTGGCGGAGATGGTACTCTACATAGCGTAGTCAATGCTTTAGAAAACTTTGATCCTAACATCCCGCTTGGGTATATCCCATGTGGTTCAGGTAATGATTTTGCCCGTGGGGTTGGAATCGCTAAACAAGCTGAAAAAGCTTTTTTTCAATTGCTTAAAGCCGAGACACCACAAGAAATACAAATAATCACGTATGCCGAATCGATTCAAGATGAAGTAGGTTTTGCTGTCAACAATATTGGCATCGGTCTAGATGCGGCTATCGTCAACGCAGCAAATGCATCTACATCAAAAAGTGCACTAAATAAGTTCAACATGGGCTCTTTATCTTATATATTTTCTATTTTAAAGGTATTATTCTCACAAAAAGGATTTCCTATTTTAGTTGAACTCAATGGAAAAAAACTTGAATTTGATCGTGCGTTTTTATGCACCGTAACAAAGCATCCTTATTTTGGCGGCGGGGTACCAATCGCCCCTGTTGCTGATCCACGCAAACCTGTTCTGGATTTTGTCTTAGTGGAGAGGATCAATATGTTTAAAATTTTCTGGCTGATTTTATTATTGATTCAAAAAAAACATATGCACTCAAAATACTTTCATCATTTTCAATCCAGTAAACTTCGGATTGTGTCAACGGTTCCTCAATATGTTCATGCTGATGGTGAAATTTTAGGGAAAAGAAGTACGGATATCTGTTTTGGGACCGTCACTCGATTATTTTGGTTTTGA
- a CDS encoding QueT transporter family protein — protein MQNTVTSNSKVKAITMNGIVMALYLGLTILVAPVSSGPIQFRISESLNHLVVFNRKLMWGVLGGVVVYNFFFGFGAMDALYGGLQSFISLGLTALLQKRVPNVIARLALNTLFFTATMCIIAYMLAPAGGAAFWGNYATLALSEFATMAVAAPVMYWINKTVHFEKRL, from the coding sequence ATGCAAAATACTGTTACATCAAACAGTAAGGTAAAAGCAATTACTATGAATGGTATTGTGATGGCGTTATATCTTGGCTTAACTATTTTAGTAGCACCGGTTTCGTCAGGCCCAATCCAATTTAGAATTTCTGAAAGTTTGAATCATTTAGTTGTATTCAATCGTAAATTGATGTGGGGCGTTTTAGGTGGAGTCGTTGTCTATAATTTTTTCTTTGGCTTTGGAGCCATGGATGCATTATATGGCGGACTACAATCATTTATTTCATTAGGTTTAACAGCGCTACTACAAAAAAGAGTACCTAATGTCATCGCTCGTTTGGCGCTAAATACATTGTTTTTCACTGCTACAATGTGTATTATTGCCTACATGTTGGCACCCGCTGGCGGAGCAGCCTTTTGGGGGAATTACGCGACATTGGCACTCAGTGAATTTGCGACAATGGCTGTTGCGGCACCTGTGATGTATTGGATCAATAAAACAGTTCACTTTGAAAAACGACTTTGA
- a CDS encoding aminoacyltransferase produces the protein MFEFKIGVDAKEHDKFVESHPLCNLLQSSAWAKVKDNWGSEIVGVYENGILVASSLVLIRPLPMKFSMLYTPRGPIMDYTNSELVTFFLKELKQFGKKKRALFVKMDPTVHYKNFHIGEEQIINAQAQTIIDNIVKSGAKHQGLTMAMDATIQPRFQANIYKEDFSEEQLSKSTKKMMKQAHKKGVTVKMGHTELVDDFAKVIELTTERQNISLRNSDYFKKLLTIYPENSFIMLAQVNLKERFEETKQRFDKNKEDLANLKENQVKKRHNLEELDFSLTREMKELEENITHSGDVAVVAGALAITFGSTSEILYAGLDDRYKRYMPAYVTWFDAINECFERGCTSCNMGGLEGSLSDGLIKFKSNFNPTVNEFIGEFDLPVNGLLFKASEFAYKLKKQKK, from the coding sequence ATGTTTGAATTTAAAATTGGCGTTGATGCCAAAGAACACGATAAATTTGTTGAAAGCCACCCTTTATGCAACTTATTACAATCGTCTGCATGGGCAAAAGTAAAGGATAACTGGGGATCAGAAATCGTTGGTGTTTACGAAAATGGAATCTTAGTTGCTTCCAGCTTGGTATTGATCAGACCATTACCAATGAAATTTTCGATGCTCTACACGCCACGTGGTCCGATTATGGATTATACAAATTCAGAACTGGTTACCTTTTTTTTAAAAGAGCTAAAGCAGTTTGGCAAGAAAAAAAGAGCATTGTTTGTAAAAATGGACCCAACAGTTCATTATAAAAATTTCCATATAGGTGAAGAACAAATAATCAATGCTCAGGCTCAAACGATCATCGATAACATTGTTAAAAGTGGAGCTAAACATCAAGGCTTGACAATGGCGATGGATGCCACGATCCAACCACGTTTTCAAGCCAATATTTATAAAGAAGATTTTAGTGAAGAACAGCTATCAAAAAGCACTAAGAAAATGATGAAACAAGCGCACAAAAAAGGTGTCACTGTTAAAATGGGGCATACTGAATTAGTGGATGATTTTGCGAAAGTCATCGAATTGACGACTGAACGTCAAAATATCTCACTTCGAAATAGTGATTATTTTAAAAAATTATTAACGATTTATCCTGAGAATTCTTTTATCATGTTGGCGCAAGTGAACTTGAAAGAACGTTTTGAAGAGACCAAGCAACGCTTTGATAAAAACAAAGAAGATTTAGCCAACTTAAAAGAAAATCAAGTGAAAAAACGTCATAATTTAGAGGAGCTTGATTTTTCCCTTACACGAGAAATGAAGGAGCTTGAAGAAAATATCACGCATTCTGGTGATGTTGCAGTTGTAGCAGGAGCTTTAGCGATTACTTTTGGTTCAACAAGTGAAATTCTATATGCTGGACTTGATGATCGCTATAAACGTTATATGCCTGCTTATGTGACTTGGTTTGATGCCATCAACGAATGTTTTGAACGTGGCTGTACGTCATGTAATATGGGGGGATTAGAAGGCAGTTTAAGTGATGGCTTGATCAAATTTAAATCTAACTTCAATCCAACCGTGAATGAATTTATTGGTGAATTTGATTTACCAGTCAATGGTTTACTGTTTAAAGCAAGCGAATTTGCATATAAATTAAAAAAACAAAAGAAATAA